A stretch of Ipomoea triloba cultivar NCNSP0323 chromosome 11, ASM357664v1 DNA encodes these proteins:
- the LOC115995774 gene encoding inorganic pyrophosphatase 1-like, translating to MGGSVVVVIFDFDKTIIDLDSDNWLVDELGFTDLFNQLLPTMPWNSVMDKMMNEIHAKGKKIEEIEEVLRRTPIHPRIVPAIKSAYALGCELRIVSDANLFYIETILKHHGISECFSEIYSNPGYVDEEGRLRIRPYHDFHSSPHGCNNVCPPNMCKGKIIERIEGSLGREGMGKKRMIYLGDGAGDFCPSLKLKEGDFVMPRKDFPVWKLITENRMLFKAEIHEWSDGEELERVLLHLINKICAEEESQFLPAAADETNSKFQTTHQALPKAIPVPF from the exons atgggTGGAAGCGTAGTGGTCGTGATTTTTGATTTCGACAAGACCATTATCGACTTGGACAGCGATAACTGGCTTGTGGATGAGTTGGGTTTCACTGATCTCTTCAACCAACTTCTTCCTACCATGCCATGGAACTCTGTCATG GACAAGATGATGAATGAGATCCACGCCAAGGGGAAGAAGATTGAGGAGATTGAAGAAGTTCTCAGAAGGACGCCGATTCATCCCCGGATAGTTCCTGCCATTAAATCAGCTTATGCTTTAGG gTGTGAATTGAGAATAGTGAGCGATGCAAACCTGTTTTACATAGAAACAATCTTGAAACACCACGGCATAAGCGAATGCTTCTCGGAAATCTACTCAAACCCTGGGTATGTGGACGAGGAAGGCAGGCTAAGAATCCGCCCTTACCACGATTTCCACTCTTCTCCCCACGGCTGCAACAATGTTTGCCCTCCCAACATGTGcaag GGTAAGATTATAGAAAGGATTGAAGGGTCGTTGGGTAGGGAAGGGATGGGGAAGAAAAGAATGATCTACCTTGGTGATGGGGCTGGTGATTTCTGCCCCAGCCTGAAGCTTAAAGAGGGAGACTTTGTGATGCCAAGGAAAGATTTCCCAGTCTGGAAACTCATAACCGAAAACCGGATGCTCTTCAAGGCTGAGATTCATGAATGGAGTGACGGGGAAGAACTCGAGCGCGTCCTGCTTCATCTCATTAACAAGATCTGCGCAGAAGAAGAGAGCCAATTCTTACCTGCCGCAGCTGATGAAACCAATTCCAAGTTCCAGACCACTCACCAGGCCTTACCTAAAGCTATCCCTGTGCCTTTTTAG